AGGAGCAGATGGAGATCCAAAATGCCATATGTACACAGATAAATATTAcataggctttaaaaaaaaaaaaaaaccaaaattacatTTGTTGTCACATGGATGAACCTAGAGGACATTTCAGTGTCTTTTGGCATCATAGGGGGTTGGTTCTCTGCCCGACCCCCGAGCCTGGGCAGGCACCAAAATCTATGGGTACCCAGGATCCTTATATGCATAGCTGTAACATCTGCTTATAACATACAAATGCCCTCAGTGTTTTAGTATGCCACCATGACTCCTTGTAAATAATGCAATGTAGTAACTATACAGTAAATAGTTGTATTAGGTTGATCAAGAATCATTATCAGAAAGTTCGATTCATGTTCAGTAGAGATAACTCAAGAAAGCTAAAAAGCCAGGGGAGGTCAGCTGGGAAGTCATCAGGGGTCAGCTGGGAAGTCACGAAAGCTTCTCCAGTAGGTTAGTGGGGTGCTTCAAGGACCACAGAGGCTGCACTTTTCCATTCTGTACCACAAGCTAAGTTCTGGGGTTCAGAACAACTTCCAGGCCAGTTGGACTGAGGCTGTGTAGACAGCTAATTTCCTAATATGAATGTCAAAGCTGGATGGATGTGTAGGAGGCAGGGGTCTCTGGCCTCCTTGCTGCACATCCCAGGGCTGGCTGCTGCCACGAACAACCCTTTTTTCTTGTAATAGCACCCAAACCACTGCTTCCACAAATCCACAACTCTCCCCAAACTGCGTGTTTATAGCACCTACAAGATATCCCCCACCTGCTAAAGACAGCCTGTTGTCCCCACTGGCAACGTGATCACATGAGTTTTCCTCCCTCTCTAAACAGTTCCAACACACACCCATAATTCAGCTCAAAAATGGACAAAATATACTTGTTTTATTCTTAAGCtgctatgaaaaaataaaataattttaaaaagcgtACAGAAGTAAGATAGTTGGGGCCATTAAATTAAAAAACGGACAAAATATACCTGTTTTATTCTTGAGCAGCTatgacaaacaacaacaacaacaacaaacaaacaaacaaaaaacaaaaaaccaaaccccacaGAAGTGAGATAGTTTGGAGCCATTAAAATGTAACCCACAGAATAGGGAACAAGCATTTTCAAGCCATACATTTGATCAGAGAGTTAATATCCAAAACAGCAAAGCCCTATAATTCAATAGCAAACAGCTCGAGttttaaagaagcaaaaggaCCGGAATAGAAATTTCTGTAAAGACACACACGATCTTTGAAATCGCTACAGTTGCTGACCAATCAGACCATAGTGAGGATTCCCATTGCTCCTGTTAGGATGGCTGTCAAAACcgaaacaaactaaaaacaaaacaaaaaaacctcctctTCCAGTACTCGCTAAGTTTCTGCTCCTGTCCCACTCTCCAGTTCCCTACATAATCGCTCCATTCCTGCTTAGGGATAAACTGCAATGTTGTGATCAGCTCAACTAGCTAACATCAGAGTGCAGTGTCTGCTGTCACTCTCATGTGTTGAGTATGCCTTGCACATAGTGCTAAATATGTATTTGCTAAGTTAATTTAGAACAAAGGATTTCTTCCCTGTCTAAGCCGGTGATGGGAGGAaattgccccacccccacccccacccccaccccctaataGCAAGCAGCAGAGAGCTGAGAGGGCAACGCTGTCCCACTGctgagctccccacccccatcttccacCCCTAACATTAAATCTTCATTTGATCCTTTCCCACAAGGCATAGGTGCAGATCGGATAATGAATGGGAGAAATTTAATAGGGAAAGGAAACTACAGGCTCCAGAAAGCAAAGAAGCTCCTTCTCAGATTCTGAGACGCTGCTCTGCATCACATGCAGTCTTGTATGGCGTGACTCCTCTGGGAAGCTCGGCGCGGTCtagttaaaataaaagaaatttaaacaaacaaacaaaaaaacatttaagaTTATAGCAGTGGCTTCCATAGGTGCAGCGCCCAGCTCGGGAACCAACGCGGTGACGGCTGCAGTTTGGCCTTGACGAGAGGTTGGGGTGCGGGAGTGTGGGAGCGTGAGCGCCGGGGCGTAGGGAAGGTTTCCCGCGTTCTCTGATGGGCCCCTCGGCCTTGGGTGCTGGAGAAGCGACGCGCTTTGCCCTCTCCGGCCGGCCGGAGCATGGGCATGCTCAGGGGCGTTCTCCGATTGGTCAGTCCGAAAGCTCTGGCTGATCCAATTGGCTGCGTGAGGTGCAAGATGAAGGACTCTACGACAGCTCCTTCCTCCCCGGCTCCCTCAGAATGTCAAGCCCTGTGTGCCGCTGATGTCTCATTCCCAGCGGCAAGAGTTTCGGTTCTTTCTGaaagtgaagatattttccctgTCACTGTATCCATAAGCTGGCACTAGAGAGTGGCGCGGGCTGGGACGCCCCGGTTCCTGGGCACCATCAATGGACGACCCACGTCCTCCGGTTGACTTAGCGCCTACCTGCGACCGCACACCGCAGGACACGGCTCTCCGCTTTGGCGTTCACCTGCGTCTGTTTAAACTACACATACATGTTTGGAAGCAAAACACCATGATTGTCAGTGCGTTCTATTTTTTAACCAAATCCATAAAGATGTAACAGTTTGATTTCTATCCTTTTCTGTACTCACGTTTTTTGAAATTATGTGGACATTTTTCATCCTCCGAGGTGGTCTAAATAACCATTATTACTGTTGTTTGATGCTCAGATTGTGACCTTTGGGAGGTCCTTGAATATAACCCATGTTATCCTTGAAAGTCTTTGCTTCagaaatccttttttttctttcagatctaaagatgttttattttgtttgaaaaactGTCATTTCAGTGTACTCTAAGCCTCAAAATTATTATCCTTCTGACTCAGCTACCAAGTGCTGAAGTTATAAGCATGGACTACTGTCCTTTGAGTCATacctttcttttagtttttttattaacATATGTTAACTGTGCTTagtaatgggtttcattttgataacttcacacacacgcacaatctTTGTTCATAtttccacatgcacataccagCTTTCccctttttccccttccctctggtCCCTTTCTCTCTATAAATACCACCCCGACCCCATTTTtatgcttaaagaaaaaaaaaaaaatctagctttcACATGCTAGAGAACCCATGCCATGCCTTTCTTCCTGGACCCAGCTTATTTAACACTGTGACCTTGAGTTCTTTCCATTGTTCCAGCAAACACCacaatatttcttttcatttttctcttttatttatttttttccattcttaccctccccctatttttaaaaaatagtgttatactatgtagccctggctaacctcaAACACACAGATATCCATCATcctttgcctcccgagtcctAGAATTaagcttaactgctgagctacctccaGCCCTCGCCCTGTGTCCACGCCGCCCCCAGGGGCGTCCTTGAACCAGGTCGATGTTTTTTAGTATTCGAGAACTCAGGAAAACTACGTCTCTTTGTTATATAAAGGAAACATGCAGAAAGATTCTAGAAGGTTCTTTGTGTCTTGGGAGTCGAGgctaggttgttttgttttttatttaacaaaaataaaagctccAAGAAAGCAACGAGGTTTTTCCACAGACCCCTCTGCCCTCCCACCGAGCCGCAACTAACAGCTCCGGAGGCCACACCACTCAGAGAGACTATAAAGGGCAGGGTGTAAAGGTGAGCCCTCAATGGACCAATCAGAGTGCAGCATCCCATAATGCCACCTGGTGGGCAGCCAATAGGGATGCAGCTGGGTCTATAAAAGCAGTGCTACTCGCCTCCCTTCTGCACCTGAGGGGCAAGGGAGGAAGACAGCTCAGGAAGATGGCGCGCACCAAGCAGACGGCACGGAAGTCGACAGGAGGCAAGGCTCCGCGCAAGCAGCTAGCCACGAAGGTGGCCCGCAAGAGCGCTCCAGCCACCGGCGGCGTGAAGAAGCCGCACCGCTACCACCCTGGCACGGTGGCGCTGCGAGAGATCCGGCGCTACCAGAAGTCAACCGAGCTGCTGATCCGCAAGCTGCCATTCCAGCGCTTGGTGCGTGAGATCGCCCAGGACTTCAAGACCGACCTGCGCTTCCAGAGCTCAGCGGTGATGGCGCTGCAGGAGGCCTGCGAGTCGTACCTCGTGGGGCTGTTCGAAGACACGAACCTGTGTGCCATCCACGCGAAGCGGGTGACCATCATGCCCAAGGACGTCCAGTTGGCTCGGCGCATTCGCGGAGAACGGGCTTAGACCCCAGAAGCACTGCTCATGAACCCAACGGCTCTTTTCAGAGCCACCCACAGAGTCAGAAAAAGTCTGTAACATAGATTTAGATGTCTGGTCTCCCCGGGAGATGAAGACAAGGTGGCCGGGAGTCGTGGCTCTCCAGGGATGAGTCTAGAGGGTTTAAGAGCTGATCCTTGCCCATTGAGTGACTTCATTCCATCCTGTTCTAGTCAGCCTTCCTTCTACAGGTGTAGTGGCCTGAACCATTGTAGTACAAAATGGTAGTTGTATTGCTAACTAGCTTTCCCAAGTGAAGGTAGGAGCCCAGCTTCTACGAGCAGTAAGTGTGCTACGTTGATGAGCTCATAGTATCCAAATGCATCTACTCCAGTTACCAGCCAAGTAacttctgttttgtgtttgagacTGGTTTTTACCTGAAATTTGAAAGGCTAGCTATTCCTGTACTTGAAAACTTGGCCTTTCTCCTGATGGAAAGCCCAGTGAACTGTCTTTGATTAAAGTTAATGTTGCCCATTTGTTAATGGCAGCAGCAAGAGTCAAGAAAGTGGATATTTCCAGGGGGCACATGCAGAGGATCCTGTCTTAAAAGATTCCTGTAGGGTAGGAAAGTCTAGCTATTGTTTTGACTCAACCTAAGTAATAAGCAATAGGAACCCCTCTATATAACTTCTGAGCCATACAAAAAGGGTGGTGTTCAGAGATGACAGGCATGGAGACTAACCGCCTTGATCAGAAATCAAACTGGGAGGAGCCCGAGATGGTTAACTGAACTGCATTAGTGGAGGGCTGAGGGGGATAGCCTGAATATGCCTGTGAGGTTAACACAGAAAACTACTTCTACGTAGTGGAATCACTCATTGATGGCTATGTTAAGTACAAAAATTACTCCTAGAGTGTGCATATCAGTATGCAACTGAAAAGTTTTGAAGCCCATTACTtctccaggcccaggcccagggaaggggaagcagaggagggcaaggggggtggggggtagagggggtgggatgggggggcgACTCTAAAggctgtttctttgtgtagtcttggctgtcctggaactccctctggcctcaaactcagagatgagcCTGCCTccgccttctgagtgctggaattgaaggcatgGATCACCACCTCCCAACTTTCAGTTCCTAACTTCTAAATTGCCCCCTTTTCATTTTCCTAGCCTCAATCCATGCAAACCCGACCACATTTTCCCTGCGTTCCCCACCTGAGTCACCAAGTCTCCACTTACTCTCTTTGTCCTATTGATCTATTGGTCCCACAAATATGGTCTAGCGAAGCCATATTTTTGTCACTGCCCCCTTCTCCCTGGCTCCACCCTAAGCAACGAGGCCCCGCCTCCTCCCTTCGGTGTAGCAGCCTCAGCCCCGCCCCCACAGCATCTCTGCCCAGCAACCTACCCGCGTGAGTTGACGCCACAATGCCCCCTCGGCCCCAGCTCCTGGCCTTCCCCAGTGCTGTAGCACAAACCCAGCCTTTCCCCCACGCGGCGCACTTACCCCTGGCACCTGGCGCAGTGCAAGGCTCCTTCCTTGTGAGTAACCGCCTTCCAGAGAATTCTCACACACACTGTCTGGGGTCGAGACTCTAGGGGCCTCTTCTGTCCCCACCAAAGTCAAACCATAAGCTTCAAACAAACTGTGGACCACTCTGATTACGTGGGTCTCCTGGATGAGCCCCTCATTGACCTTAGATGACCAAGAACCCTGATGTCTGTCCCTGCTCTAGGGAAGCCAGCCAACCTCGTCTTTTGGCCCTGGTTCTGACTAGGTGGGCAGTGGTGAAACTCTTGAGATTGGTTTGGGAGAAGCTAATGCCCTGTGCTCTGCTCATAGAAAGTTCAGATGAAATTAACATGGCAGCCTCTCTGGAATATCCGAAGATGCCTTGGCTTTCAGGATTCGGAGGAGAAAACAAGATGGGGAGCACTGAGTCGACCTCATTCCCAAACTCTAAAAAGGACCTTGGGAAGCAGAATAGGGGCAGTTCAGGGTCTCCACCACCTGAGTTAGCAGGACTTAGACTTGAGGGGGTGCATGTAGATGTGttcttgtgcacatgtgcatgctgtATGTGCCTTCAGAGTGCATCCATGTCCACATGCCTGTGTTTGTTATGGTGTATAAGTGGGCTTGCACGTTTTCTGTGTAGATGTGTTCATGTGTAGTTACAAACGTTTTTTACCCATGTGCAAGCTTGTATATGTATCTGCATGTCTACATGTAAGCCCtgtatttgtgtatgaatgtgttgGTGTATCCGTGTATCCATGTGTCTATATGGAACCCCTGTATCtgtgttttgttgattcttccCTGCATTGCACCTTAACTGAAAGGATTTCTGTACCTTTCTAAGTTTCTTCATTTTACCAGGGGTGAGTTAAAGACATCATTGTGACACTTGACTCTTGCAGCCTTTTGGGGTAGAGATGTGGCTCCAGGGCAGACATAGGACTTACTTGATAGTACACACAGCAGAACAGCTGGGAGTCCCCAAAGGCCCAGAAGGGAGCTCAGAACTAAGCTGACACAGACACCAAGCCCAAGCTTAGCAGCTGAGGTTCAGGGGTCTGGCTAGCACTTGGTCAGTGTCTTCGTATTCCACATTTAGACATCAGCTTTTGTCCCCATCTGCGAAGGATCAGCAGAGGAGGCACTGATGCTATGCAGTACAGGGGCGCCAGGGGAGTTGAACAAGGCACCATTCTGGGATCCTGCTCGCCAAGGGCTTACAATGGAAGCGCTCCCCTCATCTCTCCCCAGGAGTCATGGATGCTGTGGAGCTTGCCAGACGGTTGCAAGAGGAGGCCACGTGTTCCATCTGCCTTGACTACTTTACTGATCCTGTGATGACTGCCTGCGGCCACAACTTCTGCAGAGAGTGTATCCAGATGagctgggagaaggggaaggccaagaaggggaaaaagaaacagaagggctCCTTCCCCTGCCCCGAGTGCAGGGAGATGTCCCCTCAGAGGAACCTGAGGCCCAACCGCCTACTGACAAAGGTGGCTGAGATGGCCCGCCAGCACCCTGGGCTGCAGAAGCGAGACCTGTGCCAAGCACACAAAGAACCCCTTAAGCTGTTCTGCCAGGATGACCAGAGCCCCATTTGTGTGGTCTGCAGGGAGG
This sequence is a window from Mus pahari chromosome 14, PAHARI_EIJ_v1.1, whole genome shotgun sequence. Protein-coding genes within it:
- the LOC110331312 gene encoding histone H3.1, translated to MARTKQTARKSTGGKAPRKQLATKVARKSAPATGGVKKPHRYHPGTVALREIRRYQKSTELLIRKLPFQRLVREIAQDFKTDLRFQSSAVMALQEACESYLVGLFEDTNLCAIHAKRVTIMPKDVQLARRIRGERA